A genome region from Schlesneria paludicola DSM 18645 includes the following:
- a CDS encoding prenyltransferase/squalene oxidase repeat-containing protein, which translates to MSPVWHRLTVGDGAGSGLVAPHSDHLSEFAVSESETMKFTRRLMCRTTLPSVIWFLKSWLQKPFAEGKSTAYASASEVPSDATSAIIRGLEWLAANQMQDGGFGGPHSYARNVGVCALSGMAFLAHGGTRGKFGSNVKQCTDYLLAMAHSSGFIVEAEIKTHAPLYGHGFATMYLGQVCGMDRRREVRDALKRATSFILSVQTDKGAWCYTDSPDDADVSITTCQMMALISARQAGIFVPRHVIQRSVDFLLRCQNADGGFRYRLIDPPESLFPRSAAAVVALCAAGLHNHPALANGRAYLASPTSTPPPDKAEYYYYGRFYAVHAAWQEGAAAWNRWFPATRVELLERQSNDGRWRDTNIGDEYATAMALNILQFPCETIPLFQC; encoded by the coding sequence ATGTCGCCCGTTTGGCACCGTTTGACCGTCGGCGATGGAGCCGGTAGCGGACTCGTCGCCCCACATTCCGACCATCTCTCAGAGTTCGCCGTTTCCGAAAGCGAGACGATGAAGTTCACCCGACGCCTGATGTGCCGGACCACATTGCCAAGCGTGATCTGGTTTCTGAAATCGTGGCTGCAAAAACCATTCGCCGAAGGAAAATCAACCGCGTACGCTTCTGCCAGTGAAGTTCCCTCCGACGCAACGTCGGCCATCATTCGCGGCCTCGAGTGGCTGGCTGCGAATCAAATGCAAGACGGCGGCTTCGGTGGCCCCCATTCCTATGCACGTAATGTCGGAGTCTGTGCCCTGAGCGGAATGGCGTTTCTTGCTCACGGCGGAACACGTGGGAAATTCGGCTCCAACGTCAAGCAATGTACGGACTATCTGCTCGCTATGGCACATTCCAGTGGGTTCATCGTCGAAGCAGAGATCAAAACCCATGCCCCCCTTTACGGCCATGGTTTCGCCACGATGTACTTGGGACAGGTATGCGGGATGGACCGTCGGCGCGAAGTCCGCGACGCACTGAAACGAGCCACTTCCTTCATCCTCTCGGTTCAGACGGACAAGGGCGCCTGGTGCTATACGGATTCTCCCGACGATGCGGATGTTTCCATTACAACCTGCCAGATGATGGCCCTGATTTCGGCAAGACAGGCCGGAATCTTCGTACCACGTCATGTGATCCAACGAAGTGTGGATTTCCTGCTTCGCTGTCAAAATGCGGATGGAGGGTTTCGATATCGATTGATTGATCCACCAGAGTCACTGTTTCCTCGCTCCGCGGCCGCCGTCGTCGCCTTGTGCGCTGCAGGCTTGCACAATCATCCCGCCCTTGCAAACGGACGTGCCTACCTGGCATCCCCGACTTCAACGCCTCCGCCTGACAAGGCCGAATATTACTACTATGGCCGCTTCTATGCAGTTCATGCGGCTTGGCAGGAAGGGGCGGCAGCATGGAACCGCTGGTTTCCCGCAACCCGCGTAGAACTGCTCGAACGGCAGTCTAATGACGGACGTTGGCGCGATACGAACATCGGAGACGAATACGCGACTGCGATGGCTCTCAATATCCTTCAATTTCCGTGCGAAACCATTCCACTCTTCCAGTGTTAG
- a CDS encoding ABC transporter substrate-binding protein has protein sequence MTCCRHWLGLLLLIAIGCQPESDSPKTPMTKDKALVPVTLALNWYPEAEHGGFYAALVHGDFAEEGLMVTIRPGGPNVPVIPDVASGKIEFGVDNADKLLLVRAQQADVVSVMSPLQNSPRCIMVHKKSGLTKIEELASAKPFTLAMNQGQPFAQYLMKKLNLDNIQVVPFPGGIAQFMDDPNYGQQAYNFSEPFLAEKQGGDPHCLMLSDFGFNAYTSVLLTRRELIDQQPDLVAKMTRASIKGWKKYLSAPEETNKYIHEQNEGMGLEILAFGVQALRTVCLPDGFDENRLGEMTGERWQTLVAQMIEIGSIKPDSVKADDAFSLKFLTAK, from the coding sequence ATGACCTGCTGCCGTCACTGGTTGGGCCTGTTGCTTCTGATTGCGATCGGATGTCAGCCGGAGAGTGACTCGCCTAAAACTCCCATGACGAAAGATAAAGCACTTGTTCCTGTGACGCTGGCCCTGAACTGGTACCCCGAAGCGGAACATGGTGGCTTCTACGCCGCTCTGGTGCACGGCGACTTCGCGGAAGAGGGGTTGATGGTCACGATCCGCCCCGGTGGACCGAATGTTCCCGTGATCCCAGACGTCGCATCCGGCAAGATTGAATTCGGCGTCGACAATGCCGACAAGTTGTTACTGGTCCGGGCTCAACAAGCCGACGTCGTCAGTGTGATGAGCCCCCTTCAGAACAGCCCTCGCTGCATCATGGTCCATAAGAAGAGCGGCCTCACGAAAATCGAAGAATTGGCCAGTGCCAAACCGTTCACGTTAGCGATGAATCAGGGCCAGCCGTTCGCTCAGTATTTGATGAAGAAATTGAATCTCGACAACATTCAAGTCGTGCCATTTCCAGGCGGAATTGCCCAATTCATGGATGACCCGAACTACGGCCAGCAGGCCTACAACTTCAGCGAACCATTCCTCGCGGAAAAGCAGGGGGGTGATCCACATTGCCTGATGCTGTCGGATTTTGGATTCAATGCCTACACCAGCGTCCTGCTGACTCGGCGTGAATTAATCGATCAACAGCCCGATCTCGTCGCCAAAATGACGCGAGCCTCGATTAAAGGCTGGAAGAAATATCTGTCTGCCCCTGAAGAAACAAATAAGTATATCCACGAACAAAATGAGGGCATGGGACTTGAGATCCTCGCCTTCGGAGTGCAGGCATTGCGAACCGTCTGCCTGCCCGATGGCTTCGACGAAAATCGACTTGGAGAAATGACAGGCGAACGCTGGCAGACGCTGGTCGCGCAGATGATCGAAATTGGTTCGATCAAACCCGATAGTGTGAAAGCGGACGACGCATTCTCACTGAAGTTCTTGACCGCGAAATGA